The Streptomyces sp. NBC_00162 sequence GCGTGGCCGGGATGCCGGTGGAGAAGCGCAACCTCGCCGAGGTCCGGCGCCGGGTCGGGATCGTCTTCCAGGACCCCGACGACCAGCTCTTCATGCCGACCGTCCGGGAGGACGTGGCCTTCGGCCCGGCTGCGGCCGGGATGCGCGGCGCCGAGCTGGAGGAACGGGTCCGGGACGCGCTGGAGCAGGTCGGGATGGCGGCCTTCGCCGACCGGCCCCCGCACCACTTGTCCTTCGGCCAGCGCCGCCGGGTGGCCGTCGCCACGGTTCTGGCCATGCGGCCCGAGATCCTGGTCCTGGACGAGCCCTCCTCCAACCTGGACCCGGCCTCGCGGCGCGAGCTCGCGGACATCCTGCGCTCGCTCGACGTGACGGTGCTGATGGTGACCCACGACCTGCCGTACGCGCTGGAGCTGTGCGCGCGCTCGGTCATCCTGAGCGAGGGCGTGATCGCCGCCGACGGCCGGACCCAGGACCTGCTGTGCGACGAGCAGCTCATGCGGGCCCACCGTCTGGAGCTGCCCTTCGGCTTCGACCCGCGTTCCGTATCGGTGGCATAGGCATCGGTGGCATAAGCGCTGGTCGCGGGTTGTTGGACTGGCCGTGGACATCCAGGGTGTGGTGACGGAGGGCTTCGAGCCCGTCAGAGACGCGTTCGTGCGCAATTTCGAGGTGCTGGGGGACCGGGGCGCGGCGGTGGCCGTGTACCGGGACGGCCGCAAGGTCGTGGACCTCTGGGGCGGCACCAAGGACGCGAACGGCACGGAGCCGTGGACCGAGGACACCGCCCAGATCGTCCGCTCCGCGACCAAGGGGGTGGCCGCCGCCGTACCCCTGCTGCTGCACCAGCGCGGACTCCTCGACCTGGACGCGCCGGTGGGATCGTACTGGCCGGAGTTCAAGGCGGGCGGCAAGGACCGGACCCTGGTCCGCGACGTGCTCGCGCACCGCGCGGGGGTTCCGGCGCTGGACCGCGGGCTGACCGCGGCCGAGGCCGCCGACGGGGTCTCCGGACCGCGCGCGGTCGCCGCGCAGCAGCCCTTCTGGCAGCCCGGCACCGAGCACGGCTACCACGCGCAGACCTACAGCTGGCTGCTGTCCGAGCTGGTGCTGCGGGCGACCGGGCGCACGGTCGGGGGCATCCTGGCCGAGGAGATAGCCGAGCCGCTGGGCCTGGACTTCTGGATCGGCCTGCCGGAGAGCGAGGCCCACCGGGTGGGGCGGGTGGCGCCGGTCGACCCGCCTTCGAGCGCGGGCACGCTGAAGACCCGGCCGAGGAGAAACGTTTCCGAGGCCTACGCCGACCCGGACTCCCTCACCCGCCGCGCCTTCGCCGCCATCGACCCCCTGCCGGACGAGAACGACCCCGCCTACCGGGCCGCCGAGCTCCCGGCCTCGGCGGGCATCGGCACGGCCCGCGCCCTGGCCCGCTTCTACGCGGCCACCATCGGCGTGGTGGAGGACGGCGCGCGGATCTTCACACCGGCCACCACCGCCTCCGCCGGCAAGGAGCTCTCGGCGGGCCCGGACCGCGTCCTGGTGGTGAACACCCGCTTCGGCCCCGGCTACATGCTGCACGGCCCGGCCTCGCCGCTGCTCTCGACGGCCTCCTTCGGCCACCCGGGCCGCGGCGGCTCCCTGGCCTTCGCGGACCCGGAGGCGGGCATCGGCTTCGGCTACGTCACCAACGCCCACGCCCAGTCGGTCACCGCCGACCCGCGCGCCCAGGCACTCGTACGGGCCCTGCGCTCAGCCCTGTGAGGCCCGCGCCCTTCTTCGCCGGACTCCGTCCGTCGGGGGTGGGGCCGCGCGGTCAGCCGGTGACTTCCCGTACGTCGGCGAGCGTGGCGCCCGCGTGCTCGATGAGCTCCTGCGGACCCATCGGGAACACGGTGTTCGGGGTGCCGGCGGCCGCCCAGACCACGTCGTGGTCGAGCAGCCGCCGGTCGGCCAGCACCCGGGTGCAGGTGCGGTGCCCGAAGGGCGGCACCCCGCCGATCGCGTAACCGGTCGTCTCGCGGACCACGGCCGCATCGGCCCGCGTCACCTTCCCCGCGCCGATCTCCCGGCGTACGGCCTCCACGTCGACCCGCGAGGCCCCGTCCATCAGGACCAGCACCGGGACCCCGTCCGCGGCGAAGATCAGCGACTTGACGATCTGGCTCAGCTCACAGCCGATCGCGGCGGCCGCGTCGGCGGCGGTACGGGTCCCCTCGGGGAAGGCCCGGACGGTGAGTTCGAGGCCCAGCCCGGCGAGGGCCTCGGCGAACAAGGGGTGCGTGGACGTCGTCATATGCGGACGCTAGCGCCGCGCGGGCCGGCGGCGCGAGGCGGTTTCACCTGCCGGACCCCGCGCCTCAGCCCGCGCCTCAGCCCGCGTTCAGGACCTCGGCGACGATCGGGCCCGCCGTGTCGCCGCCGTGGCCGCCGGCCTCGACCATCGCCGCCGCCGCCACGTCGCCGCTGAAGCCCGTGAACCAGCTGTCGGGGTTGCCCGCGCCGTCGACCTCCGCGGAGCCGGTCTTCGCGCCCTTGTCCGAGCCGCCGACCGAGGCCATCGCCTCACTGGCGGTGCCGCTGGTCGCCGTCAGCTTCATCATCGAGACCAGCTGCTGCTGCACCGAGGGCTTCATCCGGCGCTGCGCGGTCGCGATCGTACGGCCGTCGAGGTCCGGGGAGACGAGCAGCGGCTGGCGGAACACGCCCGTGCGGGCGGTCGCCGTGATGGACGCGACGTTCATCGGGTTCATGGTGATCTGGCCCTGCCCGATGTACTCGGCGGCCGCCGCCGCGCCCGTCGCCGGCGGAACCTTGCCGTCGGTGGTCTTGATGCCCGTCTTCCAGTCCAGTTCGATGCCGAAGACCTCCGTGGCCTCCTTCGGCAGCGCGGAGTCGTCGTTGACGGGCTTGATCTGCTTGATGAAGGCGGTGTTGCAGGACCGGGCGAACGAGGTCGCGAAGTTGGTGCCGGCCGGCAGGTCGAAGTTCTTCAGGTTGTGGAACGGGCGGCCCCAGGTCACCTCCTTCGCGCACTCCGCCGGCTTGTCGGCCGCCACCAGGCCGCGGTCCAGCAGCATGGCCGCCGTCACGATCTTCATCGTGGAACCGGGCGCCCGGTTGCCCCTCATCGCCGCGTTGTAGCCGTCCTTGCGGTGGTTGGCCACGGCCAGGATGTGCCCGTTGCTCGGCTTGATCGCGACCACGGAGGCCTCGGGGAACCGGGCGACCGCCTTCTCGGCCGCCGCCTGGACCTTCGCGTCCAGGTACGTCTTGATGGTGCTCGGCTCGCCCTCGACCAGGGTCAGCAGCGTCCGCTTGGGACCGCTCCCGTCGCCCGACTGGATCCACAGCTCGGCGCCGGGCTTGCCGCCCGCCTTGCTGCCGTACGTCTCGCGCAGCTCGTCCAGGATCGGCCGCAGCGAGGGGTACTTCTCCGCGGTCAGCTCCTCGTTGTTGCGGTCCACGGCCTTGACCGGCGGATTCGCGGGAGCGCCGGCGCGCAGGGTCTCGTACTGCCCCAGCTGTGGGTGGAGCACCGAGGCCTGCCAGTCGACCAGCGGCTTCCCGCTGGTCAGCCCGCGCACCACGGTCAGCTGGGACTCGTACGCGAGGGGCTTGGTCGTGCCCTCGTACGTGATCTCCGCCTCGACCTTGAACGGCACGGTGGTGCCGTTCGGCGTGCCCGGGGTGATCACGGCCTTGGACACGTACGCCTTGGTCTGATAATCGCCCACCGCGGTCTGCGCGGCCTGCGCGTTGTTCGTCAGGTCGGCGGCCGTCCGCGCGTCCCCGGCGGCCCATGCGGCCAGGAAGGCCTTCGCGGTGGCCGCGGTCTCCTTCTCGGTGACGGGACCGCTGCCCTTCTCCGACTGCGCGGCGGTGTCGCCCTTGGCGCTCCCCTTGCCGTCGCCGTCGGAGTCCCCGACCAGGGCGTACACCCCGTACCCGGCGCCGCCGACCAACGCGAGGAATACCCCGCCGACGATGGCGCCCTTCGCTGCCCCGTTCATTTGAGTCCCTTTCAGAGTCCCCGTTCCCTGAACATGTTCAAAGAACCTCTGGTGCGGACCTTACGCTCTGCGAGCGAACCGTC is a genomic window containing:
- a CDS encoding serine hydrolase domain-containing protein, with translation MAVDIQGVVTEGFEPVRDAFVRNFEVLGDRGAAVAVYRDGRKVVDLWGGTKDANGTEPWTEDTAQIVRSATKGVAAAVPLLLHQRGLLDLDAPVGSYWPEFKAGGKDRTLVRDVLAHRAGVPALDRGLTAAEAADGVSGPRAVAAQQPFWQPGTEHGYHAQTYSWLLSELVLRATGRTVGGILAEEIAEPLGLDFWIGLPESEAHRVGRVAPVDPPSSAGTLKTRPRRNVSEAYADPDSLTRRAFAAIDPLPDENDPAYRAAELPASAGIGTARALARFYAATIGVVEDGARIFTPATTASAGKELSAGPDRVLVVNTRFGPGYMLHGPASPLLSTASFGHPGRGGSLAFADPEAGIGFGYVTNAHAQSVTADPRAQALVRALRSAL
- a CDS encoding energy-coupling factor ABC transporter ATP-binding protein, whose protein sequence is MDAMTAPSLEVSGLAYAYPDGHQALFGVDLTVAHGERVALLGPNGAGKTTLVLHLNGILAGGVGSVRVAGMPVEKRNLAEVRRRVGIVFQDPDDQLFMPTVREDVAFGPAAAGMRGAELEERVRDALEQVGMAAFADRPPHHLSFGQRRRVAVATVLAMRPEILVLDEPSSNLDPASRRELADILRSLDVTVLMVTHDLPYALELCARSVILSEGVIAADGRTQDLLCDEQLMRAHRLELPFGFDPRSVSVA
- a CDS encoding YbaK/EbsC family protein, with protein sequence MTTSTHPLFAEALAGLGLELTVRAFPEGTRTAADAAAAIGCELSQIVKSLIFAADGVPVLVLMDGASRVDVEAVRREIGAGKVTRADAAVVRETTGYAIGGVPPFGHRTCTRVLADRRLLDHDVVWAAAGTPNTVFPMGPQELIEHAGATLADVREVTG
- a CDS encoding penicillin-binding transpeptidase domain-containing protein, whose amino-acid sequence is MNGAAKGAIVGGVFLALVGGAGYGVYALVGDSDGDGKGSAKGDTAAQSEKGSGPVTEKETAATAKAFLAAWAAGDARTAADLTNNAQAAQTAVGDYQTKAYVSKAVITPGTPNGTTVPFKVEAEITYEGTTKPLAYESQLTVVRGLTSGKPLVDWQASVLHPQLGQYETLRAGAPANPPVKAVDRNNEELTAEKYPSLRPILDELRETYGSKAGGKPGAELWIQSGDGSGPKRTLLTLVEGEPSTIKTYLDAKVQAAAEKAVARFPEASVVAIKPSNGHILAVANHRKDGYNAAMRGNRAPGSTMKIVTAAMLLDRGLVAADKPAECAKEVTWGRPFHNLKNFDLPAGTNFATSFARSCNTAFIKQIKPVNDDSALPKEATEVFGIELDWKTGIKTTDGKVPPATGAAAAAEYIGQGQITMNPMNVASITATARTGVFRQPLLVSPDLDGRTIATAQRRMKPSVQQQLVSMMKLTATSGTASEAMASVGGSDKGAKTGSAEVDGAGNPDSWFTGFSGDVAAAAMVEAGGHGGDTAGPIVAEVLNAG